TTTGAAATTGGAAGTATATTATAATCTTGGAAATGCCTATTATAAAGCTGGAAAATTTGAGTCCGCATTAGAAAATTATTCTATAGCCATAAAAAGTGAAAACAAAAACCTTCAAAAAAAATCTTATTATAACCGTGGAAATGCAAATTATAGACTTTTAAACTATGAAAAAGCGTTAGAAGACTATAAATCAGCCTTATTCATAGACTCGAAAGATAAAAATATAATTGACAATATAGAATTTGTTTTAAAAAAGATTGAACTGAAAAAAAAACAGCATAAAAAAATTGAGAATGCATTAGGTGAGGAATCAAATGAAAAAGGAGATACATCATCAAAAAAAGATGTTGATGGAAAAATGGGAGAAAATGACTCTAAAAATAAGCAGCATAAGTCTTCAGATAGTCTTGATGGTTTAGAGCAATCTGAAAAAATACTTGATAGATTAAAGGATAAACCTGTATTATCAAATCATCTATCAAAAAAAATTAATGTAGACAAAGATTGGTGATGAAAAAATTTATATTTTGCGTATTTATAATTTTACTATTTTTTAGGATATCAGAAAGCTTTGAATTTAAAGCGTCAATAGATAAAAATATTATAAATCAGGACGAATCAGTTACTTTAAGGATAACTCAATCTGAAATTGATGAGCCTGTTGATACTGCTCAAATTAAGGATTTTAAAATTATTTCCCAGAACAAGTCAAAAAGCGTAAGAACTATTAATAATAATTTAGTAAAGTTTATCCATTATGATTTTCTATTAACACCTTTAAAAGATGGGTACTTGATTATTCCTTCTTTTAAAGTTACGATCGGTAAAACTATTTATCAGACAGATGAAATACCAATAGAAGTTAAGCAGTCTGAAGCTATAAAAGTATCTGATATTTTTCTAAAAGCTCAAATTTCCCAAAATTCTCCTTATATCGGAGAACAGATAATATATACTATTGGTTTGTATAGCCCTTTTACAATAAAGGATATAAAACTTTCACCTCCAGAGTTTACTGATTTTTCGGCTAAAAAAGTTGAACAGCCTAAAGTATATCATAAGCAAACAGATAAAATTGATTTTGAAGTAACTGAGGTTATATACGTTCTTATACCTTTGAAACAAGGCAATATAACGATACAGCCTTGTGAAATTACCTGCGAAGCAGAAATCGATGCTTCAAAAAAAAATAAAGCCACTGCGGATTCTTTTTATGGAGACTCCATCAAAAGAAAAACTACATTTGAGCAAAAAAAATTAAAGTCTGAATCATTAGGCATAAAAGTTAAGCCTATTCCAAAATATTCTGATTCTTCTATCGTTAGATTTTCCGGCATCGTTGGAGAATTTTTAATCAAAGCTGATATCAGTAAAACAAAAATCAAAGTCGGATCATCTGAATTATTATCTATTATCATTGAAGGAACTGGAAATATAACTGATATCATAGAACCTATAGGTATATTTCCTGATGTTTTTAAAATTTATAAACAAGAGACAGAAGAGCTTATAAATATTACTGAAAAAGGCATAAACGGGAAAAAAATTTTTAAAAATTTGTTAGTTCCATTAAAGCATGGAAATTATTCTATTGAGGCTTTTACAATATCTTATTTTGATCCTAAATTATCGAAATATAAAACGGTTTCCACAAGTGTAATCTCAATGGAAATAATAAAAGAATCGGATGATTTTAATCCTTTATTAAAAATTGAAGAATTAAAGAAAAATCTTGCGGCAAAAGCAGATGTTAATTTCTCAGGA
This portion of the Desulfobacterales bacterium genome encodes:
- a CDS encoding protein BatD; this encodes MKKFIFCVFIILLFFRISESFEFKASIDKNIINQDESVTLRITQSEIDEPVDTAQIKDFKIISQNKSKSVRTINNNLVKFIHYDFLLTPLKDGYLIIPSFKVTIGKTIYQTDEIPIEVKQSEAIKVSDIFLKAQISQNSPYIGEQIIYTIGLYSPFTIKDIKLSPPEFTDFSAKKVEQPKVYHKQTDKIDFEVTEVIYVLIPLKQGNITIQPCEITCEAEIDASKKNKATADSFYGDSIKRKTTFEQKKLKSESLGIKVKPIPKYSDSSIVRFSGIVGEFLIKADISKTKIKVGSSELLSIIIEGTGNITDIIEPIGIFPDVFKIYKQETEELINITEKGINGKKIFKNLLVPLKHGNYSIEAFTISYFDPKLSKYKTVSTSVISMEIIKESDDFNPLLKIEELKKNLAAKADVNFSGYDIFPLKDDKDALQNTNKLSFVFYILLILTSPLFYFCFYFVYSIRQRNEIPSIIMSKKAKLALKDASKNKSNLEKSLLGLYKAVIFAIFSVKGSKGESLTYDEASEILLNAGVSDEYVKKAEELLSMIETLKYSGMKIDNNVFEKLFNETKDFINSV